Proteins from a single region of Oryza brachyantha chromosome 6, ObraRS2, whole genome shotgun sequence:
- the LOC102721458 gene encoding U-box domain-containing protein 34 isoform X2: MAASCSSSSSSASSAGGDGDGGARGAAEAAAGAIVVAVAVRGDGRASRRAARWAAANLAPGAGRVALVHVMPPVSFVPSPSGERVPVEKMDAVTVEMYAQDRRARAQEEVFLPLRRLLGRTSVETVVLEADSVPAALVRYMAESGVRNLVVGSTSINWFRRIFRLRDVPSTVLKAMPCSCNVFVVSRHRLTIKLANQARTGKSSTRVRTQSISHRSFSHIQKNWLLDKQSLHDHLDDGILKSSGDTSSDAGSHTCSSRSISTNAGKSSGSHGRSLFGSLGRKTPGRDVNKDFDANDRLKEVPYVALSAIDESQPVDEVAKLRKELQDTLTMYDKACEDLVHAKKKVDLSQDKIEVLSSECSEEAKKVQDALQREVLLKQKVADEKAKHLEAVTEVEMAKTLFTQEAYSKHKAEIVANMVTAENANFMDALLSTGKSCRRYSKREIQLATDNFSDAKKIGEGGYGNVYRCTLDHTEVAVKVIQQDSSDKIDEFLREVEILSQLHHPNLVLLLGFCPEIGCLVYEYMENGSLEDQLISNKGQQSLHWFLRIQIIFEVSCGLAFLHATKPEPIVHRDLKPGNILLNKNYVSKIGDVGLAKLISDIVPEGLTEYRDTAVAGTLYYMDPEYQLTGTIRPKSDVYALGIIILQLLSGKRPHGLIVSAEEAIKKGSISDILDKSQIDWPIAEAEILAKLALRCTALKCRDRPSLESEVLPELESILSRVTASPTLTSPNTAVPSHFICPILQEVMDDPYVAADGHTYEHMAIKAWLKKHKTSPVTKQRLPYLSIIPNHSLRVAIQQWKSQLA; encoded by the exons ATGGCCGCCTCGTGTTCGTCTTCCTCGTCGTCCGCGTCCTCGGCGGgaggggacggcgacggcggcgcccgggGTGCtgctgaggcggcggcgggagcgatCGTCGTGGCGGTGGCCGTGCGAGGGGACGgccgcgccagccgccgcgcggccAGGTGGGCTGCGGCTAACCTCGCCCCGGGGGCCGGCCGCGTCGCGCTCGTCCACGTCATGCCGCCCGTCTCCTTCGTCCCCTCCCCCT CGGGGGAGAGGGTGCCGGTGGAGAAGATGGACGCAGTGACGGTGGAGATGTACGCGCAGGAccgccgcgcgcgggcgcAGGAGGAGGTCTTCCTCCCCttgcgccgcctcctcggccgCACAAGC GTGGAGACGGTGGTTCTGGAGGCGGATAGCGTGCCGGCGGCGCTGGTGAGGTACATGGCGGAGTCCGGCGTCCGCAACCTGGTGGTTGGATCCACCTCCATCAACTGGTTCAGGAG GATATTTCGGCTCCGAGATGTTCCCTCTACCGTCCTGAAAGCTATGCCGTGCTCATGCAATGTATTTGTTGTGTCCAGGCACAGATTAACTATTAAGCTTGCAAATCAGGCTCGGACAGGAA AGTCAAGCACGCGTGTAAGGACCCAGTCGATTAGTCATAGATCATTTTCCCACATACAGAAGAACTGGCTGCTAGACAAACAATCATTGCATGACCACCTTGACGATGGCATACTAAAATCTTCTGGAGATACGAGTTCTGATGCAGGCTCTCATACCTGCAGCTCTCGTAGCATTTCTACTAATGCTGGTAAAAGTTCAGGAAGTCATGGAAGAAGCCTTTTTGGAAGCTTAGGGCGAAAGACACCAGGCAGAGATGTCAACAAGGATTTTGATGCTAATGACCGATTGAAGGAAGTCCCTTATGTTGCCTTGAGCGCAATTGATGAG TCTCAACCTGTAGATGAAGTAGCAAAACTGAGAAAGGAGCTGCAGGATACATTAACGATGTATGATAAAGCATGTGAAGATCTCGTCCATGCTAAGAAAAAGGTAGATCTAAGCCAAGATAAG ATTGAGGTTCTTTCCAGTGAGTGTAGTGAGGAAGCGAAGAAGGTGCAAGATGCACTACAGAGAGAGGTATTGTTGAAGCAGAAGGTCGCAGATGAGAAGGCCAAGCATCTAGAAGCTGTTACAGAAGTTGAGATGGCAAAAACTTTGTTCACTCAGGAGGCTTATTCCAAGCATAAGGCTGAAATAGTAGCTAATATGGTGACTGCTGAAAATGCAAATTTTATGGATGCTCTCTTGTCAACAGGCAAAAGTTGCCGGCGGTACTCAAAACGTGAAATACAGCTCGCCACTGATAACTTCTCTGATGCAAAGAAGATTGGTGAGGGGGGCTATGGGAATGTGTACAGGTGTACCCTCGATCATACTGAAGTAGCTGTCAAGGTTATTCAGCAAGATTCCAGTGACAAGATTGATGAGTTCTTGAGAGAG GTTGAGATCCTcagtcaacttcaccatcctaACTTGGTGCTGCTTCTTGGTTTCTGTCCTGAAATTGGGTGCCTTGTGTATGAATACATGGAGAATGGAAGTCTGGAAGATCAACTTATTAGTAACAAAGGTCAGCAATCACTCCATTGGTTCCTGCGCATCCAAATTATCTTTGAGGTGTCTTGCGGGCTTGCTTTCTTGCATGCAACAAAACCAGAACCCATTGTTCATCGTGACCTGAAGCCTGGAAACATCTTGCTGAACAAGAACTATGTTAGCAAAATTGGCGATGTAGGTCTTGCCAAGCTCATATCAGATATTGTGCCAGAAGGGCTTACAGAGTACAGAGACACTGCAGTTGCCGGCACACTGTATTACATGGATCCGGAGTACCAATTAACTGGGACAATTCGTCCGAAATCTGATGTTTATGCTCTGGGGATCATCATTCTTCAGCTGCTATCTGGTAAACGTCCACACGGGCTGATAGTCAGTGCAGAGGAGGCAATCAAGAAAGGCTCAATTTCCGATATTCTTGACAAGTCACAGATTGATTGGCCGATTGCTGAGGCAGAAATATTGGCAAAACTAGCGTTGCGGTGTACAGCCTTAAAATGCAGGGACAGGCCTAGCCTCGAATCAGAGGTGCTGCCAGAGCTCGAAAGCATTCTGAGCAGGGTTACTGCTTCTCCCACATTAACAAGTCCAAATACGGCTGTCCCAAGCCACTTCATCTGCCCTATATTGCAG GAGGTAATGGATGACCCTTATGTTGCTGCTGATGGGCACACCTATGAGCACATGGCAATAAAAGCTTGGCTGAAGAAACATAAGACATCCCCTGTCACCAAACAAAGGCTCCCATATTTGTCCATAATTCCCAACCATTCCTTGCGTGTGGCAATACAACAATGGAAATCGCAGTTAGCTTAA
- the LOC102721458 gene encoding U-box domain-containing protein 34 isoform X1 has protein sequence MAASCSSSSSSASSAGGDGDGGARGAAEAAAGAIVVAVAVRGDGRASRRAARWAAANLAPGAGRVALVHVMPPVSFVPSPSGERVPVEKMDAVTVEMYAQDRRARAQEEVFLPLRRLLGRTSVETVVLEADSVPAALVRYMAESGVRNLVVGSTSINWFRRIFRLRDVPSTVLKAMPCSCNVFVVSRHRLTIKLANQARTGKSSTRVRTQSISHRSFSHIQKNWLLDKQSLHDHLDDGILKSSGDTSSDAGSHTCSSRSISTNAGKSSGSHGRSLFGSLGRKTPGRDVNKDFDANDRLKEVPYVALSAIDEHDFQSQPVDEVAKLRKELQDTLTMYDKACEDLVHAKKKVDLSQDKIEVLSSECSEEAKKVQDALQREVLLKQKVADEKAKHLEAVTEVEMAKTLFTQEAYSKHKAEIVANMVTAENANFMDALLSTGKSCRRYSKREIQLATDNFSDAKKIGEGGYGNVYRCTLDHTEVAVKVIQQDSSDKIDEFLREVEILSQLHHPNLVLLLGFCPEIGCLVYEYMENGSLEDQLISNKGQQSLHWFLRIQIIFEVSCGLAFLHATKPEPIVHRDLKPGNILLNKNYVSKIGDVGLAKLISDIVPEGLTEYRDTAVAGTLYYMDPEYQLTGTIRPKSDVYALGIIILQLLSGKRPHGLIVSAEEAIKKGSISDILDKSQIDWPIAEAEILAKLALRCTALKCRDRPSLESEVLPELESILSRVTASPTLTSPNTAVPSHFICPILQEVMDDPYVAADGHTYEHMAIKAWLKKHKTSPVTKQRLPYLSIIPNHSLRVAIQQWKSQLA, from the exons ATGGCCGCCTCGTGTTCGTCTTCCTCGTCGTCCGCGTCCTCGGCGGgaggggacggcgacggcggcgcccgggGTGCtgctgaggcggcggcgggagcgatCGTCGTGGCGGTGGCCGTGCGAGGGGACGgccgcgccagccgccgcgcggccAGGTGGGCTGCGGCTAACCTCGCCCCGGGGGCCGGCCGCGTCGCGCTCGTCCACGTCATGCCGCCCGTCTCCTTCGTCCCCTCCCCCT CGGGGGAGAGGGTGCCGGTGGAGAAGATGGACGCAGTGACGGTGGAGATGTACGCGCAGGAccgccgcgcgcgggcgcAGGAGGAGGTCTTCCTCCCCttgcgccgcctcctcggccgCACAAGC GTGGAGACGGTGGTTCTGGAGGCGGATAGCGTGCCGGCGGCGCTGGTGAGGTACATGGCGGAGTCCGGCGTCCGCAACCTGGTGGTTGGATCCACCTCCATCAACTGGTTCAGGAG GATATTTCGGCTCCGAGATGTTCCCTCTACCGTCCTGAAAGCTATGCCGTGCTCATGCAATGTATTTGTTGTGTCCAGGCACAGATTAACTATTAAGCTTGCAAATCAGGCTCGGACAGGAA AGTCAAGCACGCGTGTAAGGACCCAGTCGATTAGTCATAGATCATTTTCCCACATACAGAAGAACTGGCTGCTAGACAAACAATCATTGCATGACCACCTTGACGATGGCATACTAAAATCTTCTGGAGATACGAGTTCTGATGCAGGCTCTCATACCTGCAGCTCTCGTAGCATTTCTACTAATGCTGGTAAAAGTTCAGGAAGTCATGGAAGAAGCCTTTTTGGAAGCTTAGGGCGAAAGACACCAGGCAGAGATGTCAACAAGGATTTTGATGCTAATGACCGATTGAAGGAAGTCCCTTATGTTGCCTTGAGCGCAATTGATGAG CATGATTTTCAGTCTCAACCTGTAGATGAAGTAGCAAAACTGAGAAAGGAGCTGCAGGATACATTAACGATGTATGATAAAGCATGTGAAGATCTCGTCCATGCTAAGAAAAAGGTAGATCTAAGCCAAGATAAG ATTGAGGTTCTTTCCAGTGAGTGTAGTGAGGAAGCGAAGAAGGTGCAAGATGCACTACAGAGAGAGGTATTGTTGAAGCAGAAGGTCGCAGATGAGAAGGCCAAGCATCTAGAAGCTGTTACAGAAGTTGAGATGGCAAAAACTTTGTTCACTCAGGAGGCTTATTCCAAGCATAAGGCTGAAATAGTAGCTAATATGGTGACTGCTGAAAATGCAAATTTTATGGATGCTCTCTTGTCAACAGGCAAAAGTTGCCGGCGGTACTCAAAACGTGAAATACAGCTCGCCACTGATAACTTCTCTGATGCAAAGAAGATTGGTGAGGGGGGCTATGGGAATGTGTACAGGTGTACCCTCGATCATACTGAAGTAGCTGTCAAGGTTATTCAGCAAGATTCCAGTGACAAGATTGATGAGTTCTTGAGAGAG GTTGAGATCCTcagtcaacttcaccatcctaACTTGGTGCTGCTTCTTGGTTTCTGTCCTGAAATTGGGTGCCTTGTGTATGAATACATGGAGAATGGAAGTCTGGAAGATCAACTTATTAGTAACAAAGGTCAGCAATCACTCCATTGGTTCCTGCGCATCCAAATTATCTTTGAGGTGTCTTGCGGGCTTGCTTTCTTGCATGCAACAAAACCAGAACCCATTGTTCATCGTGACCTGAAGCCTGGAAACATCTTGCTGAACAAGAACTATGTTAGCAAAATTGGCGATGTAGGTCTTGCCAAGCTCATATCAGATATTGTGCCAGAAGGGCTTACAGAGTACAGAGACACTGCAGTTGCCGGCACACTGTATTACATGGATCCGGAGTACCAATTAACTGGGACAATTCGTCCGAAATCTGATGTTTATGCTCTGGGGATCATCATTCTTCAGCTGCTATCTGGTAAACGTCCACACGGGCTGATAGTCAGTGCAGAGGAGGCAATCAAGAAAGGCTCAATTTCCGATATTCTTGACAAGTCACAGATTGATTGGCCGATTGCTGAGGCAGAAATATTGGCAAAACTAGCGTTGCGGTGTACAGCCTTAAAATGCAGGGACAGGCCTAGCCTCGAATCAGAGGTGCTGCCAGAGCTCGAAAGCATTCTGAGCAGGGTTACTGCTTCTCCCACATTAACAAGTCCAAATACGGCTGTCCCAAGCCACTTCATCTGCCCTATATTGCAG GAGGTAATGGATGACCCTTATGTTGCTGCTGATGGGCACACCTATGAGCACATGGCAATAAAAGCTTGGCTGAAGAAACATAAGACATCCCCTGTCACCAAACAAAGGCTCCCATATTTGTCCATAATTCCCAACCATTCCTTGCGTGTGGCAATACAACAATGGAAATCGCAGTTAGCTTAA
- the LOC102721458 gene encoding U-box domain-containing protein 34 isoform X3 — translation MAASCSSSSSSASSAGGDGDGGARGAAEAAAGAIVVAVAVRGDGRASRRAARWAAANLAPGAGRVALVHVMPPVSFVPSPSGERVPVEKMDAVTVEMYAQDRRARAQEEVFLPLRRLLGRTSVETVVLEADSVPAALVRYMAESGVRNLVVGSTSINWFRRIFRLRDVPSTVLKAMPCSCNVFVVSRHRLTIKLANQARTGKSSTRVRTQSISHRSFSHIQKNWLLDKQSLHDHLDDGILKSSGDTSSDAGSHTCSSRSISTNAGKSSGSHGRSLFGSLGRKTPGRDVNKDFDANDRLKEVPYVALSAIDEHDFQSQPVDEVAKLRKELQDTLTMYDKACEDLVHAKKKIEVLSSECSEEAKKVQDALQREVLLKQKVADEKAKHLEAVTEVEMAKTLFTQEAYSKHKAEIVANMVTAENANFMDALLSTGKSCRRYSKREIQLATDNFSDAKKIGEGGYGNVYRCTLDHTEVAVKVIQQDSSDKIDEFLREVEILSQLHHPNLVLLLGFCPEIGCLVYEYMENGSLEDQLISNKGQQSLHWFLRIQIIFEVSCGLAFLHATKPEPIVHRDLKPGNILLNKNYVSKIGDVGLAKLISDIVPEGLTEYRDTAVAGTLYYMDPEYQLTGTIRPKSDVYALGIIILQLLSGKRPHGLIVSAEEAIKKGSISDILDKSQIDWPIAEAEILAKLALRCTALKCRDRPSLESEVLPELESILSRVTASPTLTSPNTAVPSHFICPILQEVMDDPYVAADGHTYEHMAIKAWLKKHKTSPVTKQRLPYLSIIPNHSLRVAIQQWKSQLA, via the exons ATGGCCGCCTCGTGTTCGTCTTCCTCGTCGTCCGCGTCCTCGGCGGgaggggacggcgacggcggcgcccgggGTGCtgctgaggcggcggcgggagcgatCGTCGTGGCGGTGGCCGTGCGAGGGGACGgccgcgccagccgccgcgcggccAGGTGGGCTGCGGCTAACCTCGCCCCGGGGGCCGGCCGCGTCGCGCTCGTCCACGTCATGCCGCCCGTCTCCTTCGTCCCCTCCCCCT CGGGGGAGAGGGTGCCGGTGGAGAAGATGGACGCAGTGACGGTGGAGATGTACGCGCAGGAccgccgcgcgcgggcgcAGGAGGAGGTCTTCCTCCCCttgcgccgcctcctcggccgCACAAGC GTGGAGACGGTGGTTCTGGAGGCGGATAGCGTGCCGGCGGCGCTGGTGAGGTACATGGCGGAGTCCGGCGTCCGCAACCTGGTGGTTGGATCCACCTCCATCAACTGGTTCAGGAG GATATTTCGGCTCCGAGATGTTCCCTCTACCGTCCTGAAAGCTATGCCGTGCTCATGCAATGTATTTGTTGTGTCCAGGCACAGATTAACTATTAAGCTTGCAAATCAGGCTCGGACAGGAA AGTCAAGCACGCGTGTAAGGACCCAGTCGATTAGTCATAGATCATTTTCCCACATACAGAAGAACTGGCTGCTAGACAAACAATCATTGCATGACCACCTTGACGATGGCATACTAAAATCTTCTGGAGATACGAGTTCTGATGCAGGCTCTCATACCTGCAGCTCTCGTAGCATTTCTACTAATGCTGGTAAAAGTTCAGGAAGTCATGGAAGAAGCCTTTTTGGAAGCTTAGGGCGAAAGACACCAGGCAGAGATGTCAACAAGGATTTTGATGCTAATGACCGATTGAAGGAAGTCCCTTATGTTGCCTTGAGCGCAATTGATGAG CATGATTTTCAGTCTCAACCTGTAGATGAAGTAGCAAAACTGAGAAAGGAGCTGCAGGATACATTAACGATGTATGATAAAGCATGTGAAGATCTCGTCCATGCTAAGAAAAAG ATTGAGGTTCTTTCCAGTGAGTGTAGTGAGGAAGCGAAGAAGGTGCAAGATGCACTACAGAGAGAGGTATTGTTGAAGCAGAAGGTCGCAGATGAGAAGGCCAAGCATCTAGAAGCTGTTACAGAAGTTGAGATGGCAAAAACTTTGTTCACTCAGGAGGCTTATTCCAAGCATAAGGCTGAAATAGTAGCTAATATGGTGACTGCTGAAAATGCAAATTTTATGGATGCTCTCTTGTCAACAGGCAAAAGTTGCCGGCGGTACTCAAAACGTGAAATACAGCTCGCCACTGATAACTTCTCTGATGCAAAGAAGATTGGTGAGGGGGGCTATGGGAATGTGTACAGGTGTACCCTCGATCATACTGAAGTAGCTGTCAAGGTTATTCAGCAAGATTCCAGTGACAAGATTGATGAGTTCTTGAGAGAG GTTGAGATCCTcagtcaacttcaccatcctaACTTGGTGCTGCTTCTTGGTTTCTGTCCTGAAATTGGGTGCCTTGTGTATGAATACATGGAGAATGGAAGTCTGGAAGATCAACTTATTAGTAACAAAGGTCAGCAATCACTCCATTGGTTCCTGCGCATCCAAATTATCTTTGAGGTGTCTTGCGGGCTTGCTTTCTTGCATGCAACAAAACCAGAACCCATTGTTCATCGTGACCTGAAGCCTGGAAACATCTTGCTGAACAAGAACTATGTTAGCAAAATTGGCGATGTAGGTCTTGCCAAGCTCATATCAGATATTGTGCCAGAAGGGCTTACAGAGTACAGAGACACTGCAGTTGCCGGCACACTGTATTACATGGATCCGGAGTACCAATTAACTGGGACAATTCGTCCGAAATCTGATGTTTATGCTCTGGGGATCATCATTCTTCAGCTGCTATCTGGTAAACGTCCACACGGGCTGATAGTCAGTGCAGAGGAGGCAATCAAGAAAGGCTCAATTTCCGATATTCTTGACAAGTCACAGATTGATTGGCCGATTGCTGAGGCAGAAATATTGGCAAAACTAGCGTTGCGGTGTACAGCCTTAAAATGCAGGGACAGGCCTAGCCTCGAATCAGAGGTGCTGCCAGAGCTCGAAAGCATTCTGAGCAGGGTTACTGCTTCTCCCACATTAACAAGTCCAAATACGGCTGTCCCAAGCCACTTCATCTGCCCTATATTGCAG GAGGTAATGGATGACCCTTATGTTGCTGCTGATGGGCACACCTATGAGCACATGGCAATAAAAGCTTGGCTGAAGAAACATAAGACATCCCCTGTCACCAAACAAAGGCTCCCATATTTGTCCATAATTCCCAACCATTCCTTGCGTGTGGCAATACAACAATGGAAATCGCAGTTAGCTTAA